One region of Haloprofundus salilacus genomic DNA includes:
- a CDS encoding HAD family hydrolase, which yields MERYDLLYRLYDEFDTKSLREYQDFVDVFPPVDSRVALDHWQEANDELEERKDEIRSAFAMGATYAEVAARANREQAFTALDLHSKYGRAVNALVLDVDETLRSAGRTDNEIPRDTLHMLTEFHDSGVPIVICTGQTLENVKGFTIQGLGNELVHSGDVSIVYEAGTGVFTPGHGSDTKRLLYENLDPEIQSVFEEIRSRVLPNAADELRRSVHLQGNEFNVTLKPNFETGSNQAAAIIDEALVYLLDLVDEAVVNSLDAAEIADADDTDTADADSGDATGRSPSWARAYYADADNEIREVLESEHAAPELSLEDVPPVVADRFDRIDVAYYHADAAEVGSLELNKAAGVESALDVLGVDDPFVLVMGDSKSDLRVMRWAAEEDAGLAAAPDHSSRDVLGHVMETDELVFDRGRSAEMLRTIHVLNLLAKLG from the coding sequence ATGGAGCGGTACGACCTGCTGTATCGACTGTACGACGAGTTCGACACGAAGTCGCTGCGGGAGTATCAGGACTTCGTCGATGTCTTCCCGCCGGTCGACTCGCGCGTCGCACTCGACCACTGGCAAGAGGCGAACGACGAACTGGAGGAGCGAAAAGACGAGATTCGGTCGGCGTTCGCGATGGGTGCGACGTATGCTGAAGTCGCCGCGCGCGCGAACCGCGAACAGGCGTTCACCGCGTTGGACCTGCACTCGAAGTACGGTCGGGCGGTGAACGCGCTCGTGCTGGACGTCGACGAGACGCTCCGCTCGGCGGGGCGCACGGACAACGAGATTCCGCGCGACACGCTGCACATGCTCACCGAGTTCCACGATTCGGGCGTCCCCATCGTCATCTGCACCGGCCAGACGCTGGAGAACGTCAAGGGTTTCACGATTCAGGGGCTCGGCAACGAACTCGTCCACTCCGGCGACGTGAGCATCGTCTACGAGGCCGGCACCGGCGTGTTCACGCCGGGGCATGGGTCGGACACGAAGCGCCTGCTGTACGAGAATCTCGACCCCGAGATTCAGTCGGTGTTCGAGGAGATTCGCTCGCGAGTGCTGCCCAACGCCGCCGACGAACTGCGGCGCTCGGTTCATCTGCAGGGCAACGAGTTCAACGTCACGCTCAAGCCGAACTTCGAGACCGGCAGCAATCAGGCCGCGGCGATCATCGACGAAGCGCTCGTCTACCTGCTCGATCTGGTCGACGAAGCCGTCGTCAACTCGCTCGACGCCGCCGAAATCGCTGACGCTGACGACACTGACACTGCTGACGCCGATTCCGGTGACGCGACCGGACGCAGTCCGTCGTGGGCGCGGGCGTACTACGCCGACGCGGACAACGAGATCCGCGAGGTGCTCGAGTCCGAACACGCGGCTCCGGAACTGTCGCTCGAAGACGTACCCCCGGTCGTCGCCGACCGGTTCGACCGCATCGACGTCGCCTACTACCACGCCGACGCCGCCGAAGTCGGATCGCTCGAACTCAACAAGGCTGCGGGCGTCGAGTCCGCGCTCGACGTGCTCGGCGTCGACGACCCGTTCGTCCTCGTGATGGGCGACAGCAAATCCGACCTCCGAGTGATGCGGTGGGCCGCCGAGGAAGATGCCGGACTCGCCGCCGCCCCGGATCACTCCTCCCGCGACGTGTTGGGGCATGTGATGGAGACCGACGAACTGGTGTTCGACAGGGGTCGGTCGGCAGAGATGCTCCGGACGATTCACGTCCTCAACTTGCTCGCAAAACTGGGGTGA
- a CDS encoding DUF7344 domain-containing protein, protein MGVIEVDEKEFSLSREDVFETLSNRRRRYAIHALLQEEGSVELGDLARQVAAWETGQSPSAVSSEERRRVYNALQQSHLPKMHDTGIVEYDRDRGTITTTTEASDLHVYLEIVPGNDIPWSVYYLLLGAFSLSFAGAVVGGVPPFGAIPALVGALVPGLLLVASAAVHTLHGRRQRLGRAGLPPELRHRKNDA, encoded by the coding sequence ATGGGTGTCATCGAAGTGGACGAGAAGGAGTTCTCACTGTCGCGCGAAGACGTCTTCGAGACGCTGAGCAACCGGCGGCGTCGATACGCTATTCACGCGCTTTTACAGGAGGAGGGGTCGGTCGAACTCGGCGACCTCGCTCGACAGGTCGCGGCGTGGGAGACGGGTCAGTCTCCGTCGGCGGTCTCCTCCGAGGAGCGTCGACGGGTGTACAACGCGCTCCAGCAGTCGCACCTCCCGAAGATGCACGACACGGGCATCGTCGAATACGACCGCGACCGAGGAACTATCACCACGACGACCGAGGCCTCCGACCTCCACGTGTATCTGGAGATCGTTCCGGGAAACGACATCCCATGGAGCGTCTACTATCTCCTGTTGGGCGCGTTCTCGCTCTCCTTCGCAGGGGCGGTCGTCGGTGGAGTACCGCCGTTCGGGGCGATTCCGGCGCTGGTCGGCGCGCTCGTTCCCGGGCTTCTTCTCGTCGCGTCCGCGGCGGTACACACCTTACACGGTCGCCGACAGCGACTCGGACGCGCCGGACTCCCACCGGAGCTTCGACACCGGAAAAACGACGCGTAG
- a CDS encoding DUF5305 family protein — MASRAFSPPRRFGYADITAAERRRLAYLDERLEFEEWISTVRLPSSAREKPRAEASSLGDLVDIAIDTQNAVLADPDEEAYYVVGDEYLYA, encoded by the coding sequence TTGGCCTCTCGGGCGTTCTCGCCGCCCCGGCGGTTCGGATACGCCGACATCACGGCGGCGGAGCGGCGGCGACTGGCGTACCTCGACGAGCGCTTGGAGTTCGAGGAGTGGATCTCGACCGTTCGACTTCCGTCGTCGGCGCGGGAGAAACCGAGGGCCGAGGCCTCCTCGTTGGGCGACCTCGTTGACATCGCCATCGACACCCAGAACGCGGTCCTGGCCGACCCCGACGAAGAGGCGTACTACGTCGTCGGCGACGAGTACCTGTACGCGTAG